From the Platichthys flesus chromosome 6, fPlaFle2.1, whole genome shotgun sequence genome, one window contains:
- the fgd4a gene encoding FYVE, RhoGEF and PH domain-containing protein 4a isoform X1: MLERSVRHGRMDGFSRVAFRRKERSLEGEEREEEEEEEEEEARKGKAACFQSKNADEEACVAVKIEHSRALGSCPAGDRSSAPSVQACLNRASRGTNNKSRGGVNGRAPGGRPRLQSKPEVPPKPLHLQSPVTNLSSPLGRTKKPSLRRGMEEGGGGGGGGGGGGRGGRGGRGGGGNTSVNRERAKEKHSKVSDLISRFEENSSTENKRDSSPHKPVSKSTSCSPAHRPSPKPTESDRNQENRPPAVRDDHKPAANGVVAQMEPEKEEDKKQQENGGVRIETAGLVNGDMGDGGAEQDEDHSAPQTVRTDGETEEEKDSGTATESEHRTEEGSADQKETNEQKLFKIASELLQTEKAYVARLNLLDQEFCAKLMEEANKGTFPMDVVKNIFSNISSIHTFHSQFLLPDLEKRMGEWASKPRIGDILQKLTPFLKMYAEYVKNFDKAMELLKQWTDRSPQFKSIIQEIQTHEACGSLTLQHHMLEPVQRVPRYEMLLKDYLKKLPEDDPDRRDSEKSLEIIATAATHSNSAIRKSDNLKKLLEIYELLGEEEDIVHPSNEFIKEGHILKLAARNTSAMERYLYLFNNMLLYCVPKFSLGGPKYTVRTRIGVDGMQVLETHNEDYPHTFQVSGKERLLELQASSEQDKTAWIKAFRKTIEIFQQKNESFKNALKDVEEVSVSVTSQNRALKVELLRSVVLTCVFILIQKKELGKRAPRWIRDNEVTMCMMCKEPFNALTRRRHHCRACGYVVCYKCSDNKVQLEYDGNKTNKVCKDCFSILKGETVAEGKKKGILEIEAAQFSGSSIMCGFLQYCEKNKPWQKVWCVIPEKESLVLYLYGAPQDVKAQCTIPLLGYSVDDSVRPTDTPASFRLSQSKSVHNFSAETEDLKQRWLKVIRVAVTGEVPECPPTNGTNVTEDSGTQEASTDSS; this comes from the exons CTCTCGGCAGTTGTCCGGCGGGCGATCGCAGCAGCGCACCCAGCGTGCAGGCGTGTCTGAATCGGGCCAGCCGTGGGACGAACAACAAGAGCAGGGGGGGAGTCAATGGAAGAGCCCCCGGCGGCAGGCCTCGGCTGCAGTCTAAACCAGAAG TGCCTCCAAAGCCACTGCACCTTCAGAGCCCAGTGACAAACCTCTCATCCCCACTGGGCCGCACCAAGAAACCATCACTTAGACGGggcatggaggagggaggaggaggaggaggaggaggaggaggaggaggaagaggaggaagaggaggaagaggaggaggaggaaatacGTCAGTGAACCGGGAGAGGGCCAAAGAGAAACACTCCAAAGTCTCAGACCTGATCAGTCGCTTTGAGGAGAACAg cagcacagagaacaAGAGAGACAGCTCGCCGCACAAACCTGTCAGCAAGTCGACCAGCTGCAGCCCGGCCCACCGGCCCAGCCCGAAGCCGACGGAGAGCGACAGGAACCAGGAGAACCGCCCCCCCGCTGTCAGGGATGACCACAAGCCGGCGGCCAACGGGGTGGTAGCGCAGATGGAGCCCgagaaggaggaggataaaAAGCAGCAAGAGAACGGAGGCGTGAGGATAGAGACCGCCGGGCTGGTCAATGGAGATATGGGGGACGGGGGagcagagcaggatgaagaTCATTCAGCTCCACAGACGGTGAGGACCGATGGAGAGaccgaggaggagaaggacagtGGGACGGCGACAGAGAGCGAGCACAGGACTGAAGAGGGGAGCGCAGACCAGAAG GAGACGAATGAACAGAAGCTGTTTAAGATCGCCAGcgagctgctgcagacagagaaGGCCTATGTAGCCCGGCTGAACCTGCTGGACCAG GAGTTCTGTGCTAAGCTAATGGAGGAGGCCAACAAGGGAACGTTCCCGATGGACGTGGTGAAGAACATCTTCTCCAACATCTCCTCCATCCACACCTTCCACAGCCAGTTCCTGCTCCCGGACCTGGAGAAACGCATGGGAGAATG GGCGTCCAAACCTCGCATCGGGGACATCCTGCAGAAACTCACACCCTTCCTCAAGATGTACGCCGAGTACGTGAAGAACTTCGACAAGGCCATGGAGCTGCTGAAGCAATGGACCGACCGCTCTCCTCAGTTCAAGTCCATCATCCAGGAGATACAG ACCCACGAGGCCTGTGGCAGCCTGACGCTGCAGCATCACATGCTGGAGCCGGTGCAGCGAGTCCCTCGATATGAGATGCTGCTTAAAGACTATCTGAAGAAGCTGCCTGAGGATGACCCTGACCGACGAGACTCAGAAA aATCGTTAGAGATCATCGCCACAGCAGCGACTCACTCCAACAGCGCCATACGGAAATCT GATAATCTGAAGAAACTGTTGGAGATCTACGAGctgctgggagaggaggaggacatcgTTCACCCGTCCAACGAGTTCATCAAGGAGGGCCACATCCTGAAGCTGGCTGCCAGGAACACGTCGGCCATGGAGAGATACCTCTACCTG TTCAACAACATGCTGTTGTACTGCGTGCCCAAGTTCAGCCTGGGAGGACCCAAGTACACGGTGAGGACGCGAATCGGCGTGGACGGCATGCAGgtcctggaaacacacaacgAGGACTACCCTCACACCTTCCAGGTGTCGGGGAAGGAGcggctgctggagctgcaggccAG CTCCGAACAAGACAAGACGGCCTGGATCAAG GCTTTCAGGAAGACCATTGAGATCTTCCAGCAGAAGAACGAGTCCTTCAAGAACGCATTGAAAGACGTGGAGGAGGTGTCGGTCAGTGTCACGTCACAGAACCGTGCGCTCAAAGTGGAACTTCTCCGATCCGTCGTGCTGACCTGTGTCTTTATTCTAATTCAGAAAAAGGAGCTGGGGAAGCGCGCCCCTCGCTGGATCCGTGACAACGAAGTGACGATGTGCATGATGTGTAAAGAGCCCTTCAACGCTCTGACGCGGCGGAGACACCACTGCAGAGCCTGCGGATAT GTGGTGTGCTACAAATGTTCTGACAACAAGGTGCAGCTCGAGTACGACGGCAACAAGACGAACAAGGTCTGCAAGGACTGTTTCTCCATCCTGAAGGGAGAGACGGTGGCTgaggggaagaagaagggaATACTGGAG ATCGAGGCCGCTCAGTTCTCCGGCAGCAGCATCATGTGTGGCTTCCTGCAGTACTGTGAGAAGAACAAGCCCTGGCAGAAGGTTTGGTGCGTGATCCCGGAGAAGGAAAGTCTGGTGCTCTACCTCTACGGAGCTCCACAg GACGTGAAGGCCCAGTGCACGATCCCCCTCCTGGGTTACTCCGTGGACGACAGCGTCCGGCCCACAGACACGCCGGCCAGCTTCCGCCTCTCCCAGTCCAAGTCCGTCCACAACTTCTCTGCCGAGACCGAGGACCTCAAGCAGCGCTGGCTCAAGGTCATCCGGGTGGCGGTGACGGGAGAGGTGCCAGAGTGCCCCCCCACCAACGGCACCAACGTGACGGAGGACAGCGGCACCCAGGAGGCGTCGACCGACAGCTCATAG
- the fgd4a gene encoding FYVE, RhoGEF and PH domain-containing protein 4a isoform X5, with protein sequence MLERSVRHGRMDGFSRVAFRRKERSLEGEEREEEEEEEEEEARKGKAACFQSKNADEEACVAVKIEHSRALGSCPAGDRSSAPSVQACLNRASRGTNNKSRGGVNGRAPGGRPRLQSKPEVPPKPLHLQSPVTNLSSPLGRTKKPSLRRGMEEGGGGGGGGGGGGRGGRGGRGGGGNTSVNRERAKEKHSKVSDLISRFEENSSTENKRDSSPHKPVSKSTSCSPAHRPSPKPTESDRNQENRPPAVRDDHKPAANGVVAQMEPEKEEDKKQQENGGVRIETAGLVNGDMGDGGAEQDEDHSAPQTVRTDGETEEEKDSGTATESEHRTEEGSADQKETNEQKLFKIASELLQTEKAYVARLNLLDQEFCAKLMEEANKGTFPMDVVKNIFSNISSIHTFHSQFLLPDLEKRMGEWASKPRIGDILQKLTPFLKMYAEYVKNFDKAMELLKQWTDRSPQFKSIIQEIQTHEACGSLTLQHHMLEPVQRVPRYEMLLKDYLKKLPEDDPDRRDSEKSLEIIATAATHSNSAIRKSDNLKKLLEIYELLGEEEDIVHPSNEFIKEGHILKLAARNTSAMERYLYLFNNMLLYCVPKFSLGGPKYTVRTRIGVDGMQVLETHNEDYPHTFQVSGKERLLELQASSEQDKTAWIKAFRKTIEIFQQKNESFKNALKDVEEVSKKELGKRAPRWIRDNEVTMCMMCKEPFNALTRRRHHCRACGYVVCYKCSDNKVQLEYDGNKTNKVCKDCFSILKGETVAEGKKKGILEIEAAQFSGSSIMCGFLQYCEKNKPWQKVWCVIPEKESLVLYLYGAPQDVKAQCTIPLLGYSVDDSVRPTDTPASFRLSQSKSVHNFSAETEDLKQRWLKVIRVAVTGEVPECPPTNGTNVTEDSGTQEASTDSS encoded by the exons CTCTCGGCAGTTGTCCGGCGGGCGATCGCAGCAGCGCACCCAGCGTGCAGGCGTGTCTGAATCGGGCCAGCCGTGGGACGAACAACAAGAGCAGGGGGGGAGTCAATGGAAGAGCCCCCGGCGGCAGGCCTCGGCTGCAGTCTAAACCAGAAG TGCCTCCAAAGCCACTGCACCTTCAGAGCCCAGTGACAAACCTCTCATCCCCACTGGGCCGCACCAAGAAACCATCACTTAGACGGggcatggaggagggaggaggaggaggaggaggaggaggaggaggaggaagaggaggaagaggaggaagaggaggaggaggaaatacGTCAGTGAACCGGGAGAGGGCCAAAGAGAAACACTCCAAAGTCTCAGACCTGATCAGTCGCTTTGAGGAGAACAg cagcacagagaacaAGAGAGACAGCTCGCCGCACAAACCTGTCAGCAAGTCGACCAGCTGCAGCCCGGCCCACCGGCCCAGCCCGAAGCCGACGGAGAGCGACAGGAACCAGGAGAACCGCCCCCCCGCTGTCAGGGATGACCACAAGCCGGCGGCCAACGGGGTGGTAGCGCAGATGGAGCCCgagaaggaggaggataaaAAGCAGCAAGAGAACGGAGGCGTGAGGATAGAGACCGCCGGGCTGGTCAATGGAGATATGGGGGACGGGGGagcagagcaggatgaagaTCATTCAGCTCCACAGACGGTGAGGACCGATGGAGAGaccgaggaggagaaggacagtGGGACGGCGACAGAGAGCGAGCACAGGACTGAAGAGGGGAGCGCAGACCAGAAG GAGACGAATGAACAGAAGCTGTTTAAGATCGCCAGcgagctgctgcagacagagaaGGCCTATGTAGCCCGGCTGAACCTGCTGGACCAG GAGTTCTGTGCTAAGCTAATGGAGGAGGCCAACAAGGGAACGTTCCCGATGGACGTGGTGAAGAACATCTTCTCCAACATCTCCTCCATCCACACCTTCCACAGCCAGTTCCTGCTCCCGGACCTGGAGAAACGCATGGGAGAATG GGCGTCCAAACCTCGCATCGGGGACATCCTGCAGAAACTCACACCCTTCCTCAAGATGTACGCCGAGTACGTGAAGAACTTCGACAAGGCCATGGAGCTGCTGAAGCAATGGACCGACCGCTCTCCTCAGTTCAAGTCCATCATCCAGGAGATACAG ACCCACGAGGCCTGTGGCAGCCTGACGCTGCAGCATCACATGCTGGAGCCGGTGCAGCGAGTCCCTCGATATGAGATGCTGCTTAAAGACTATCTGAAGAAGCTGCCTGAGGATGACCCTGACCGACGAGACTCAGAAA aATCGTTAGAGATCATCGCCACAGCAGCGACTCACTCCAACAGCGCCATACGGAAATCT GATAATCTGAAGAAACTGTTGGAGATCTACGAGctgctgggagaggaggaggacatcgTTCACCCGTCCAACGAGTTCATCAAGGAGGGCCACATCCTGAAGCTGGCTGCCAGGAACACGTCGGCCATGGAGAGATACCTCTACCTG TTCAACAACATGCTGTTGTACTGCGTGCCCAAGTTCAGCCTGGGAGGACCCAAGTACACGGTGAGGACGCGAATCGGCGTGGACGGCATGCAGgtcctggaaacacacaacgAGGACTACCCTCACACCTTCCAGGTGTCGGGGAAGGAGcggctgctggagctgcaggccAG CTCCGAACAAGACAAGACGGCCTGGATCAAG GCTTTCAGGAAGACCATTGAGATCTTCCAGCAGAAGAACGAGTCCTTCAAGAACGCATTGAAAGACGTGGAGGAGGTGTCG AAAAAGGAGCTGGGGAAGCGCGCCCCTCGCTGGATCCGTGACAACGAAGTGACGATGTGCATGATGTGTAAAGAGCCCTTCAACGCTCTGACGCGGCGGAGACACCACTGCAGAGCCTGCGGATAT GTGGTGTGCTACAAATGTTCTGACAACAAGGTGCAGCTCGAGTACGACGGCAACAAGACGAACAAGGTCTGCAAGGACTGTTTCTCCATCCTGAAGGGAGAGACGGTGGCTgaggggaagaagaagggaATACTGGAG ATCGAGGCCGCTCAGTTCTCCGGCAGCAGCATCATGTGTGGCTTCCTGCAGTACTGTGAGAAGAACAAGCCCTGGCAGAAGGTTTGGTGCGTGATCCCGGAGAAGGAAAGTCTGGTGCTCTACCTCTACGGAGCTCCACAg GACGTGAAGGCCCAGTGCACGATCCCCCTCCTGGGTTACTCCGTGGACGACAGCGTCCGGCCCACAGACACGCCGGCCAGCTTCCGCCTCTCCCAGTCCAAGTCCGTCCACAACTTCTCTGCCGAGACCGAGGACCTCAAGCAGCGCTGGCTCAAGGTCATCCGGGTGGCGGTGACGGGAGAGGTGCCAGAGTGCCCCCCCACCAACGGCACCAACGTGACGGAGGACAGCGGCACCCAGGAGGCGTCGACCGACAGCTCATAG